The Sphaeramia orbicularis chromosome 16, fSphaOr1.1, whole genome shotgun sequence genome window below encodes:
- the nradd gene encoding tumor necrosis factor receptor superfamily member 16 — protein MSLWIICALLLLQVSSGDACASGQFTESGQCCSLCPAGFGVAVECGKEDTKCKPCPQGTFSPSESLEPCLQCTTCPRGVPMVASCSAAEDTQCECDNGFFLLRSHGLCTPCSKCSRGEGLVRKCGPKGDVKCQICGPGTFSEEHGVTKPCQICTKCSDSEVEIRHCLPNSDTLCMDKKLHILSRPDGSRDPPRRPTGEEVIEEDFSPATGTPKFSPQEEGDSNNILVYVSVLAAVVLGLLIYVAYKCWRTCKQKKALSKARAAELGTAPEGEKLQSDSGVFLDSHSLQDNQPSKGTKRDSKQDNRLYINLAPHRQEEVQRLLQEGGGRGWRQLGAALGYEPEQLDLFGRGEAPAHTLLSNWAQKEGSTLGLLCSALAHIERPDVVTALTCPTQGVSVV, from the exons ATGAGCCTGTGGATCATCTGCGCGCTTCTGCTGTTACAA GTTTCTTCTGGTGATGCCTGTGCCAGTGGCCAGTTTACTGAATCAGGGCAGTGTTGCAGTTTGTGTCCTGCTGGTTTTGGAGTGGCAGTAGAGTGTGGGAAAGAGGACACCAAGTGCAAACCATGCCCACAGG GAACATTCTCCCCTTCTGAAAGTCTGGAGCCCTGTCTTCAGTGCACCACATGCCCACGTGGGGTCCCCATGGTGGCCTCCTGCTCTGCCGCTGAAGACACACAATGTGAATGCGATAATGGCTTCTTCCTGTTGCGTAGCCATGGCCTTTGCACACCATGCTCCAAATGTTCTCGTGGTGAGGGTCTTGTCCGGAAGTGTGGCCCCAAGGGAGATGTAAAGTGCCAGATCTGTGGTCCTGGAACCTTCTCAGAGGAGCACGGCGTCACCAAACCCTGCCAAATCTGTACAAAGTGCTCTGACAGTGAGGTGGAGATCCGACACTGCCTGCCTAATTCTGACACACTCTGCATGG ATAAAAAGCTGCACATCTTATCTCGTCCTGATGGATCCCGTGACCCTCCTCGCCGGCCAACTGGAGAAGAGGTTATTGAAGAGGATTTCAGTCCTGCTACCGGAACCCCAAAGTTTTCCCCCCAGGAAGAAGGCGACAGCAATAACATTCTGGTCTATGTGTCTGTTCTGGCTGCAGTGGTGTTGGGTTTGCTGATCTATGTTGCTTATAAATG CTGGAGAACATGTAAACAGAAAAAGGCTCTCTCCAAAGCCCGAGCGGCCGAGTTGGGAACAGCTCCAGAGGGAGAAAAGCTTCAAAGTGACagtggtgtttttctggactctCACAGCCTGCAGGACAATCAGCCCAGCAAAG GTACTAAGAGGGACAGCAAGCAGGACAATCGTCTCTACATCAATCTGGCCCCCCACCGACAGGAAGAGGTTCAGCGCCTCCTGCAGGAGGGAGGGGGTCGGGGGTGGAGGCAGCTGGGTGCCGCGCTTGGTTACGAGCCTGAACAGCTGGACCTGTTTGGGCGTGGAGAGGCCCCTGCTCATACACTTCTTTCTAACTGGGCCCAGAAAGAAGGCTCCACTCTGGGACTGCTGTGCTCTGCGTTGGCCCACATCGAGAGGCCCGACGTGGTAACTGCTCTAACCTGTCCCACGCAGGGTGTTTCTGTGGTCTGA